Proteins from a single region of Hordeum vulgare subsp. vulgare chromosome 6H, MorexV3_pseudomolecules_assembly, whole genome shotgun sequence:
- the LOC123404764 gene encoding peroxidase 70-like — protein sequence MSSSSSCRAWYCLLAIFLLSSAAVGQLSPSFYDASCPTLQRTVRATVMTALRGERRMGASLLRLHFHDCFVQGCDGSILLDDVGSFVGEKTAFPNVNSVRGYEVIDQIKTNVELVCPGVVSCADIAALAARDGTSLLGGPSWAVPLGRQDSTTASMAEANSDLPAPSLNLDGLTAAFAKKQLSPRDLTALSGAHTIGFSQCQNFRGHIYNDTNIDPAFATLRQRTCPAAAPAGDTNLAPFDVQTPLVFDNAYYRNLVARRGLLHSDQELFNGASQDALVSQYAANRALFASDFVTAMIKMGNLAPPTGAVTQIRRNCRAVNS from the exons ATGTCTTCCAGCTCCAGCTGCAGGGCATGGTACTGCTTGCTTgccatcttcctcctctcctcggccgcggtTGGGCAGCTCTCGCCGTCGTTCTACGACGCGAGCTGCCCGACGCTGCAGCGCACCGTGCGCGCCACGGTGATGACGGCACTCCGCGGCGAGCGCCGAATGGGCGCCTCCCTCCTGAGGCTCCACTTCCACGACTGCTTTGTTCAG GGCTGTGacgggtccattctcttggacgaCGTGGGTAGCTTCGTGGGCGAGAAGACGGCGTTCCCGAACGTGAATTCGGTGCGGGGCTACGAGGTGATCGACCAGATCAAGACGAACGTGGAGCTGGTCTGCCCCGGCGTCGTCTCCTGCGCCGACATCGCCGCCCTCGCAGCAAGGGACGGCACTTCTCTG CTAGGCGGCCCCAGCTGGGCGGTGCCGCTCGGCCGGCAGGACTCGACGACGGCGAGCATGGCGGAGGCGAACAGCGACCTCCCGGCGCCCAGCCTAAACCTGGACGGGCTCACCGCCGCGTTCGCCAAGAAGCAGCTGAGCCCGCGGGACCTGACGGCGCTCTCCGGCGCGCACACCATCGGCTTCTCCCAGTGCCAGAACTTCCGCGGCCACATCTACAACGACACCAACATCGACCCGGCGTTCGCCACGCTGCGCCAGCGCACCTGCCCCGCCGCGGCCCCCGCCGGCGACACCAACCTGGCGCCGTTCGACGTGCAGACGCCGCTCGTCTTCGACAACGCCTACTACCGCAACCTGGTCGCCAGGCGCGGCCTGCTGCACTCGGACCAGGAGCTCTTCAACGGCGCCTCACAGGACGCGCTGGTGAGCCAGTACGCCGCCAACCGGGCGCTCTTCGCATCCGACTTCGTCACGGCGATGATCAAGATGGGGAACCTCGCCCCGCCCACCGGAGCCGTCACCCAGATCAGGCGCAACTGCAGGGCCGTCAATAGCTGA